The stretch of DNA TGTGTTTGGGGAAGATTGGCTTAATAATACAAAAATGAGGAACTTTTAAGACCATGGTTTATTTACATCTTTACAGTAAAGTCATAGCATATTTGGATTTATCTTTTTTTATTACATGCATGCAATGAAAAAAAGGCAAAGCCCTTTTTTTATTTTTGTTTTCCTTCTAAGCTTTTTTCTAAAATAGCAATGAGTTTATCTTTGTCTTTTAAGCGTTCCTCTTTGTCTTTTAGTTTCTCGTTAAGGTGTTGAATCTCTTTTTTTAATAACTCAATCCTACTGTTTTCTGCTTGTTCTGTAGTTGTAGTTGTGTTTTGAGGCGCATTGGACAGTAACATTTCTCCTTGACCAGATAAAATCCAATCTATATTGATTCTAGGATCATGTTCTTTTAAAGTCTTGACCATCTTCATGGATAGGTTATTACTGCCACTAAGGTAATTTGTGTAACTCTGAGAAGTGGTATAGCCTAGAATTTTAGAAAACTCTGTTTTATTTTTTTTAAAAAAAAACCTAAGGTTTTCAAGTCTCTCTCTATCAGTCATTTTTGTTAATTAAAATATGGGACAACCTAAAAAAATATAATAAAAAACCTTTTGAGGTTGGTTTTTATATTTTTTTGAGTTAGCTTTGTTATATCAAAGGGGAATAGGTTATGAAGTTAAAACCCCTTTAACAAGAAAAATATTAACAATAAAAATAGCCCGACAATAACAAATAGAGCAGCAAATCAACAAGACATATTAAATTAAATAACATGTAGACAAATGTAGACCATGTAGACCAATGTAGACGGGCATGTAAACAAATGTAGACAAAATGTTAAGAAAAGGCAAAGGAAAAGAAACAAAATTCAATCAGGGAATGGGGATTGAATAGGCTTGGTCGTGCCATGTGGCATTGTTTATTTCTATGGGGATAGAAGGAACAACTAGAGGGCGACCTCTGGCGATCAACTGTTAAGTGCAGGCACATCAAAAGGGTGTGCTGGTCAAATTTTGAGTGTTTCTCTAGGATCTAGTTCCTTAGTAGGGAGGACATTGCTAAAATGAGAGGGTTCGACTCCCTTTACTAGAGCAAACCAATTACAAATAAACAACGGTATACAGCGACTTACTATGCTAAGTGGTGAGGCGAAGCTATGCCCCAAATCAAGTAAATTAATATGAATACAGAGACAGACAACAACAGTAGTGCTGAGTCAGATGCTCAAGCGGCTAATTTTCATGAGC from Aureispira anguillae encodes:
- a CDS encoding ATG16 family protein; this translates as MTDRERLENLRFFFKKNKTEFSKILGYTTSQSYTNYLSGSNNLSMKMVKTLKEHDPRINIDWILSGQGEMLLSNAPQNTTTTTEQAENSRIELLKKEIQHLNEKLKDKEERLKDKDKLIAILEKSLEGKQK